The proteins below come from a single Deferribacterota bacterium genomic window:
- a CDS encoding glycine--tRNA ligase subunit alpha — protein MLFQDIILNLLSFWSKNGCLVWQPYDIEVGAGTFNPATFLRCLGEKKWNVVYVEPSRRPTDGRYGENPNRLQHYYQLQVIIKPTTPNVRDLYINSLEILGINSNEHDIRFVEDDWESPTLGAWGLGWEVWLDGMEITQFTYFQQVGGLDLDVISCEITYGLERIGMYLQGVDSVFDLKWDNTYTYGDVYYQNEVQFSKYNFEVADVNMLTQLFKIYEDECKRLCDYNLVLPAYDYCLKCSHTFNLLDARGAISVAERVNYIARVRNLAKECATKFKELEVS, from the coding sequence ATGTTATTTCAGGATATAATTTTAAATTTACTTAGCTTTTGGTCTAAAAATGGTTGCCTTGTTTGGCAACCCTATGATATTGAGGTTGGAGCGGGCACTTTTAATCCCGCAACCTTTTTAAGATGTTTGGGAGAAAAAAAATGGAATGTTGTATATGTTGAGCCCTCTAGAAGACCTACTGATGGAAGATACGGTGAAAATCCCAATAGATTGCAACACTACTATCAATTGCAAGTTATTATAAAACCCACAACCCCTAATGTAAGAGATCTCTATATTAATAGTTTAGAAATTTTAGGTATTAATTCTAATGAACATGATATCAGATTTGTAGAAGACGATTGGGAATCTCCTACATTAGGAGCGTGGGGGCTTGGTTGGGAGGTTTGGCTTGATGGGATGGAGATTACACAATTTACCTATTTTCAACAGGTTGGGGGTCTTGATTTAGATGTTATTTCCTGCGAAATAACCTATGGGCTTGAGAGGATAGGAATGTATTTACAAGGGGTAGACTCTGTTTTTGATTTAAAGTGGGACAATACCTATACTTATGGTGATGTTTATTATCAAAATGAGGTACAATTTTCAAAATATAATTTTGAGGTAGCCGACGTAAATATGCTGACCCAGCTCTTTAAGATATATGAAGATGAGTGCAAGAGGCTATGTGATTATAACCTAGTTTTGCCTGCCTATGACTATTGCCTAAAGTGTAGTCATACTTTTAATTTGCTTGATGCAAGGGGGGCAATATCTGTAGCTGAAAGGGTAAACTACATTGCCCGTGTCAGAAATTTGGCCAAGGAATGTGCAACAAAATTTAAAGAGTTAGAAGTTAGTTAA